In Chryseobacterium oranimense, a single window of DNA contains:
- a CDS encoding porin family protein yields MKKVLSIALIGFSMFASAQISLAGKANLIFPTGSPSWKNIKGTVNDAIEGTGKNNAGFNVGLSLKVGLPGSLYVMPELYYTHFKNEFTTENTTFDVKSNRLDMPVLLGYNLLGDMLGVFVGPVASYNLSKDNTYNDFKENVKNDFTVGYQFGAQLEIKKLIINARYEGAFSKDERNFINKVSGSEIRYDNRPNLFLVGVGYKFK; encoded by the coding sequence ATGAAAAAGGTACTTAGTATAGCATTAATCGGGTTTTCAATGTTTGCTTCCGCACAGATTTCTCTGGCAGGAAAAGCTAACTTAATATTCCCGACAGGCTCTCCTTCCTGGAAAAACATTAAAGGAACGGTAAATGATGCAATTGAAGGAACAGGAAAGAATAATGCAGGTTTTAATGTAGGGCTTTCACTAAAAGTGGGGCTTCCGGGTTCATTATATGTAATGCCTGAATTGTATTACACGCATTTCAAAAATGAATTCACTACGGAAAATACTACTTTTGATGTAAAAAGCAACCGTCTTGATATGCCTGTTTTATTAGGCTATAATCTTTTGGGAGATATGCTTGGTGTCTTTGTAGGACCTGTTGCCAGCTATAACCTGAGCAAGGATAACACTTACAACGACTTTAAGGAAAATGTTAAAAACGATTTCACGGTAGGGTATCAGTTCGGTGCTCAGCTGGAAATCAAAAAGTTGATCATTAATGCCCGATATGAGGGTGCTTTCAGCAAAGACGAAAGAAATTTTATCAATAAAGTTTCCGGTTCCGAAATCAGATATGACAACAGACCTAACCTGTTTTTAGTAGGTGTAGGCTATAAGTTTAAATAA
- a CDS encoding M48 family metallopeptidase — protein MKFTHLLGIGAVALSTVACTTNPITGRSSLQIANNSEILTMSAQEYKTTLSKSKIITGTADAKRVTSVGSRIKSAAERYYQSIGRSADLANYNWEFNLIQSSELNAWCMPGGKVAVYTGILPVTKNDNGLAVVMGHEVSHALAGHGNERISQAMVAQYGGSILGGTISNSQWAGIFEQVYPIGSQVALLKYGRNQESEADQMGLYLMSMAGYDPREAIPFWNRMEAASSGARQPEFLSTHPNPETRISDINKNLPKALEYYKAAGGKI, from the coding sequence ATGAAATTTACACATCTATTAGGAATAGGAGCAGTTGCATTGTCAACTGTAGCTTGTACTACCAACCCAATTACGGGCAGATCTTCATTACAGATTGCCAATAATTCGGAAATCTTGACGATGTCTGCTCAGGAATATAAAACGACACTGTCTAAATCTAAGATTATCACAGGAACTGCAGATGCAAAGAGAGTAACGAGTGTAGGAAGCAGAATAAAAAGTGCAGCAGAAAGATATTATCAAAGTATAGGAAGGTCTGCAGATCTTGCCAATTACAACTGGGAATTTAATCTTATACAGAGCAGTGAGCTGAATGCCTGGTGTATGCCTGGCGGGAAAGTAGCTGTTTATACAGGAATTCTTCCGGTTACAAAAAATGATAACGGTCTTGCGGTAGTAATGGGACATGAGGTGTCTCACGCTTTAGCCGGACACGGTAATGAAAGAATCTCACAGGCTATGGTAGCACAATATGGAGGTTCTATTTTAGGGGGAACTATTTCCAATTCTCAGTGGGCCGGTATTTTTGAACAGGTATATCCTATCGGATCACAGGTTGCCCTGTTGAAATATGGAAGAAACCAGGAGTCTGAAGCAGATCAGATGGGGCTGTATCTTATGTCTATGGCAGGATACGATCCAAGAGAAGCCATCCCTTTCTGGAACAGGATGGAAGCGGCTTCATCAGGAGCAAGACAACCTGAATTCCTTTCTACCCACCCGAACCCGGAAACAAGGATATCAGATATCAATAAAAACCTTCCGAAAGCTTTGGAATATTATAAAGCAGCAGGAGGAAAGATATAA